In Bubalus kerabau isolate K-KA32 ecotype Philippines breed swamp buffalo chromosome 4, PCC_UOA_SB_1v2, whole genome shotgun sequence, one DNA window encodes the following:
- the ZBTB4 gene encoding zinc finger and BTB domain-containing protein 4, producing the protein MPPPAEVTDPSHAPAVLRQLNEQRLRGLFCDVTLIAGDTKFPAHRSVLAASSPFFREALLASAPLPLPPITGGSAPNPTTTTAASSSSSSSSSSSSSSSSSSSPSPASPSASSPPRVLELPGVPAAAFSDVLNFIYSARLALPGGGGDGAAVAEIGALGRRLGISRLQGLGEGGDAWVPPAPVPMATSQPEEDSFGPGPRPAGEWEGDRAEAQGPDSQPALSRRPLPCPRCGKSFIHPKRLQTHEAQCRREASARGSAGLGARGSVPSGPAGVDASALPPAVGFRGGPEHVVKVVGGHVLYVCAACERSYVTLSSLKRHSNVHSWRRKYPCRYCEKVFALAEYRTKHEVWHTGERRYQCIFCWETFVTYYNLKTHQRAFHGISPSLLASEKTPNGGYKPKLNTLKLYRLLPMRAAKRPYKTYSQGAPEAPLSPSLNTAAPVAMPASSPPGPPPAPEPGPPPSVITFAHPAPSVIVHGGSSSGGAGSGPASTGGAQAASVITYTAPPRPPKKREYPPPPPEPAAAPTSPATAGSPATAAGPATATEEAKGRNPRATRTLTYTAKPAGGIGGGAGPPAGPGRGPSQLQAPPPLCQITVRIGEEAIVKRRISETDLRPGELSGEEMEESEEEEEDEEEEEEEEEEGQGESKAGGEDQLWRPYYSYKPKRKAGAAALASSGGSGMPRSRRPPRWRQKLERRSWEETPAADGPTGRTRGERRHRCEDCAQTFASLRKLRKHQESHSGDPHSSRSGRKPSTRLTCPHCAKVCKTAAALSRHGQRHAAERPGGTPTPVIAYSKGSTGARAGEIKEEAPQEMQVSSSSGEAGGGGGSAPAEEASEPASLQDPVISGGEEPSVGAGGATYAYPPVQEFPLALIGSGRESGSGRGKGGSEGPGGAGGGDRMEAMGAAKVTFYPEPYPLVYGPQLLAAYPYNFSNLAALPVALNMVLPDEKGGGALPFLPGVFGYAVNPQAAAPTPPTPPPPTLPPPVAPKGEGERAGVERTQKGDVG; encoded by the exons ATGCCACCCCCAGCAGAGGTGACAGACCCGTCCCATGCGCCCGCCGTTCTGCGCCAGCTCAATGAACAGCGGCTTCGCGGCCTCTTCTGTGACGTCACCCTCATAGCCGGAGATACCAAGTTCCCCGCTCACCGCAGCGTCCTGGCTGCTTCTAGTCCCTTCTTCAGAGAGGCACTGCTGGCTTCAGCTCCACTGCCTCTCCCACCCATCACTGGGGGCTCAGCCcccaaccccaccaccaccacagcggcctcctcctcctcctcttcctcctcctcctcttcctcctcctcctcttcttcctcctctccctctccagcCTCACCTTCAGCTTCATCCCCACCTCGGGTCCTGGAGCTGCCAGGGGTCCCAGCAGCTGCCTTCTCTGATGTCCTCAACTTCATCTACAGTGCCCGGCTGGCATTGCCTGGTGGTGGAGGGGACGGGGCAGCTGTGGCAGAGATCGGTGCTCTGGGACGGCGTCTGGGCATCTCCCGCctgcagggcctgggggaggggggtgatGCCTGGGTGCCTCCTGCTCCAGTTCCCATGGCCACCTCACAGCCTGAGGAGGACAGCTTTGGGCCTGGGCCTAGGCCAGCTGGGGAATGGGAGGGGGACAGGGCTGAGGCCCAGGGCCCTGACTCACAGCCTGCCTTGTCCCGgcggcccctcccctgcccccgatGTGGGAAAAGCTTCATCCATCCCAAGCGGCTACAGACCCATGAGGCCCAGTGCCGGAGGGAGGCCAGCGCTCGGGGGTCTGCAGGGCTGGGAGCCAGGGGTTCTGTCCCCAGTGGCCCTGCAGGAGTGGACGCCTCGGCCCTGCCCCCAGCGGTAGGCTTCCGAGGTGGTCCTGAGCACGTGGTGAAGGTGGTGGGTGGCCATGTGCTCTATGTGTGCGCGGCCTGTGAGCGTTCCTACGTGACCCTGTCCAGCCTAAAGCGGCACAGCAATGTACACTCATGGCGGAGGAAGTACCCCTGCCGCTACTGTGAGAAGGTGTTCGCACTGGCTGAGTACCGAACCAAACACGAGGTGTGGCACACCGGGGAGCGCAG GTACCAGTGCATCTTCTGCTGGGAGACCTTTGTCACTTACTATAACCTGAAGACCCACCAGCGAGCCTTCCACGGCATTAGCCCAAGCCTCCTGGCCAGTGAGAAGACGCCCAATGGAGGCTATAAGCCCAAGCTCAATACCCTCAAGCTGTACCGCCTGCTCCCCATGCGGGCGGCCAAGCGGCCCTACAAGACCTACAGCCAGGGAGCCCCCGAGGCCCCCCTCTCTCCAAGCCTCAACACAGCGGCCCCTGTGGCGATGCCAGCCAGCTCACCACCCGGACCCCCACCTGCCCCAGAGCCTGGCCCCCCACCATCTGTCATCACTTTTGCCCACCCGGCTCCCTCAGTCATTGTACATGGGGGCAGCAGCAGCGGTGGAGCAGGGAGTGGGCCGGCCAGCACAGGGGGGGCCCAAGCCGCCTCAGTCATCACTTACACTGCTCCCCCACGGCCCCCCAAAAAACGTGAgtacccacctcccccccccgaACCTGCAGCTGCACCAACCAGCCCAGCCACAGCAGGCAGCCCAGCCACAGCCGCAGGGCCCGCCACAGCCACGGAGGAGGCCAAGGGCCGGAACCCACGGGCCACGAGGACTCTGACCTACACCGCCAAGCCAGCTGGCGGGATTGGCGGGGGCGCGGGTCCCCCTGCAGGGCCTGGCCGGGGCCCCTCTCAGCTCCAGGCTCCACCGCCACTGTGTCAGATCACTGTGCGAATCGGTGAGGAGGCGATTGTCAAGCGCCGCATCTCAGAAACAGACCTGCGTCCCGGGGAGCTAAGCGGCGAGGAGATGGAGGAgagcgaggaggaggaggaggacgaggaagaggaagaggaggaggaggaggaggggcagggggagtCCAAGGCTGGCGGGGAGGACCAGCTCTGGAGGCCCTACTACTCCTACAAGCCCAAGCGCAAGGCTGGAGCCGCGGCCCTGGCTAGCAGCGGGGGCAGCGGGATGCCCAGAAGCCGCCGGCCACCTCGCTGGAGACAGAAGCTGGAACggaggagctgggaggagacCCCAGCAGCCGATGGCCCCACGGGGCGTACCCGTGGCGAGAGGAGACACCGCTGTGAGGACTGTGCCCAGACATTCGCCAGCCTGAGGAAGCTGCGCAAGCACCAGGAGTCCCACAGCGGGGACCCCCACAGCTCCCGGTCTGGACGGAAGCCCTCCACCCGCCTCACCTGCCCTCACTGCGCCAAGGTGTGCAAGACGGCCGCTGCCCTGAGCCGCCATGGGCAGAGGCACGCCGCCGAGAGACCCGGGGGCACCCCCACGCCTGTCATTGCCTACTCAAAGGGTAGCACTGGTGCCAGAGCCGGGGAGATTAAGGAGGAGGCCCCCCAAGAGATGCAGGTCTCTTCCTCCAGCGGGGAGGCAGGTGGTGGAGGCGGGAGTGCTCCTGCTGAGGAAGCTTCTGAGCCTGCCTCGCTCCAGGACCCCGTCATCTCAGGAGGGGAGGAGCCCTCcgtgggggcaggaggggccaCCTATGCATACCCACCTGTGCAGGAATTTCCACTGGCTCTGATTGGGAGCGGCCGGGAATCAGGCAGTGGCAGGGGAAAAGGTGGGAGTGAGGGGCCAGGCGGGGCTGGCGGGGGAGACCGGATGGAGGCGATGGGGGCTGCCAAAGTCACCTTCTACCCTGAGCCCTACCCACTCGTCTATGGTCCCCAGCTCCTTGCCGCCTACCCTTACAACTTCAGCAACCTGGCCGCTCTCCCGGTCGCTCTTAACATGGTCCTACCTGATGAGAAGGGTGGGGGGGCCCTTCCCTTCCTACCAGGGGTCTTTGGCTACGCAGTCAATCCTCAAGCAGCAGCCCctacccccccaaccccaccacccCCAACTCTTCCTCCACCGGTTGCCCccaagggagaaggggagagggcaggggttGAAAGAACCCAGAAGGGAGATGTGGGGTGA